The genome window ACGCTTCAGGGAAGCCTTTGGAAGAGCTTTAGTTGATATAGGGAGAAGGAACGAACGGGTTGTTGTCCTAGATGCCGACGTTAAAAGTTCAACCAAAGCCATATATTTTGAGAAGAGCTTTCCAAACAGATCCATCCAAATTAAGGATAAGCGAGCAGGATATGATCTCTACAGCTACAGGACTCGCGATAGCTGGAAAAAATTCCAGTAGCCTCAGCCTTTGCGGTTTTCATTATGAGAGCATGGGAGCAGATAAGGAACACCGTAGCTGGGGACAATTTAAACGTCAAAATAGTGGCCACTCATTCGGGATTTTCAGACTTTATGGATGGTTCATCGCATCAATGCTTAGAAGACCAGCTCTCATGAGAGTATTGGCAAACATAAGGGTTATTGCTCCTGCCGATGCTTACTCCACCAAGACACTCCTAGAGCAGATTGTAGAGGAAGAAGGACTATTTTACATAAGAATTGGTAGGGATTACACGTTAAAAGTTTACGATAGAGAAGAACTCCGAATAGGGAAAGCAGGGATTTAAAGGACAGGAAGATGTCTTCATATTGGCCCACGGTTTTATGGTTCCAGTTGCCCTTCAAGTTGCAGAGAAACTCAAAGACATCAGCATTAGCATTGCCGATTTTCATGCCATAAAGCCACTGGACGAGAGGATCCTCCTTAAAATCGCTAAGAAAGCAAATCTTATAGTAACGCTCGAAGAACACAGTATATATGGGGTTTGAGAGGAGCAGTCGCTGAGGTTCTCTCTGAGAAGATGCCCAAGAAGATCATAAGGATTGG of Thermococcus sp. M39 contains these proteins:
- a CDS encoding transketolase C-terminal domain-containing protein; protein product: MAHGFMVPVALQVAEKLKDISISIADFHAIKPLDERILLKIAKKANLIVTLEEHSIYGV